A genome region from Nitrospira sp. includes the following:
- a CDS encoding DUF3365 domain-containing protein, whose translation MTSSLTLRRIMTFLGVTLVGAAVLSPNPALPENAPITLPIETVAHYIHAVIEADRDVYTRHVVERLQTKGVVVASENWEQKNTLPLPAQFLMESGRYIAKKGLGIQYRLISLWPINKHNVAMNELEKTGLGTILTHPTRPHTGFVKVGETRYFQAVYADLAATQACLGCHNAHPDSPKRDFKLNDVMGAIVITIPVGQ comes from the coding sequence ATGACATCCTCACTTACATTGCGGCGGATCATGACCTTCCTGGGAGTCACATTGGTCGGTGCGGCCGTCCTGTCGCCGAATCCTGCCCTGCCCGAGAACGCACCGATCACCCTACCGATTGAAACGGTGGCTCACTACATACATGCCGTGATTGAAGCAGACCGGGATGTGTATACCAGACATGTCGTGGAACGTTTGCAAACGAAGGGTGTCGTCGTGGCGTCGGAGAATTGGGAACAGAAGAATACCTTGCCCCTACCGGCCCAGTTCCTGATGGAGTCCGGACGGTATATCGCCAAGAAGGGCCTCGGCATCCAATACCGATTGATCAGCTTATGGCCGATTAACAAACATAACGTCGCCATGAACGAGCTGGAGAAGACCGGCCTCGGAACCATCCTAACGCACCCCACTCGCCCCCACACAGGATTTGTGAAGGTCGGCGAGACACGCTATTTTCAAGCCGTGTATGCCGATCTCGCGGCGACTCAGGCCTGCCTCGGTTGCCACAATGCGCACCCCGACAGCCCAAAACGTGATTTCAAACTGAATGATGTGATGGGGGCAATCGTGATTACTATCCCGGTCGGGCAATAA
- a CDS encoding RluA family pseudouridine synthase — protein sequence MQTEFIISAGEQPKRLDVFLVHREPKLSRAALQRMITAGWVRVNNQLAKSSQRIKAGDVILIDAPQAAPLRIDGEAKPLEILFEDHTCLVLNKPAGIVVHPSPGHWSNTLLNALLDHCARRGETGAPGVVHRLDKDTSGVMVVAKTEDAHRVLAAQFEEHSIARRYEALVVGVPIESEGRIATALGPDRHNAKRTSAETCHPKPAVTDYRVEGTFGVLAAHLLLHPHTGRTHQIRAHLQSLGHPILGDKTYGGERVGVWGGEDVSRVMLHARTLGFRHPVAGNYREFGVPPPEDFTALAQTLRAFVSR from the coding sequence ATGCAAACGGAATTCATCATCTCCGCAGGAGAGCAACCGAAACGGTTGGACGTGTTCCTCGTTCACCGTGAACCGAAGCTTTCGCGCGCGGCCTTGCAGCGGATGATTACTGCCGGCTGGGTGCGGGTGAATAATCAGCTCGCCAAATCGAGCCAGCGAATCAAAGCGGGAGATGTCATCCTCATCGATGCTCCCCAGGCGGCACCGTTGCGAATCGATGGTGAGGCGAAGCCGCTGGAGATTCTGTTCGAGGATCATACGTGCCTGGTGCTGAATAAGCCTGCCGGGATCGTGGTTCATCCGTCCCCGGGCCATTGGTCCAACACGCTGCTCAATGCATTACTGGATCATTGCGCACGCAGAGGTGAGACGGGGGCGCCAGGAGTCGTACATCGTTTAGACAAAGACACGTCTGGCGTGATGGTGGTGGCCAAAACAGAAGACGCACATCGTGTCCTTGCGGCGCAGTTTGAAGAGCATTCCATTGCTCGTCGCTACGAAGCCCTGGTTGTGGGCGTGCCGATTGAATCGGAAGGTCGGATCGCCACTGCGCTTGGCCCGGATCGACACAATGCAAAACGGACGTCTGCCGAGACGTGTCATCCTAAGCCTGCGGTAACAGATTACCGGGTCGAAGGGACGTTTGGCGTACTGGCCGCGCATCTTCTTCTGCACCCCCACACAGGACGGACGCATCAGATCCGGGCCCATCTTCAAAGCCTCGGTCATCCCATCCTGGGAGACAAGACCTATGGGGGCGAGCGGGTGGGCGTGTGGGGTGGTGAGGACGTATCGCGAGTGATGCTGCATGCACGTACCTTAGGATTCAGGCATCCCGTGGCCGGAAACTACCGGGAGTTTGGCGTCCCTCCACCGGAGGATTTCACGGCCCTGGCTCAGACCCTTCGTGCCTTCGTTTCTCGCTGA